One Coprobacter fastidiosus genomic window, GATTTCTCGTGTCCCGCACTACTCAGGATACTGCTGTCGCTGTCGCTGGTTTCGCCTACCGGGTTATCACCGTCTTTGACCGGCCTTTCCAGACCGTTCGGCTACCTGCTTCTTTGTCTTATGCAGTCCTTCTACCCCGACTCTGCCGAAACAGAGTCGGTTTGGGCTCTTCCGCTTTCGCTCGCCACTACTGACGGAATCATTGTTATTTTCTTTTCCTGTGGGTAATGAGATGTTTCAGTTCCCCACGTTTGCTTCCCGTTATTCGGGATGACAGGTTATCCTGCCGGGTTGCCCCATTCGGAAATCTGCGGGTCACAGGATATTTGCTCCTCGCCGCAGCTTTTCGCAGCTTATCACGTCCTTCTTCGCCTCCGAGAGCCTAGGCATCCGCCATACGCCCTTCTTTACTTTCTTCGCCGTGCTCGTGAAATCTTTTCTGACGATCTCACGTGCGGTATCGTATATACCGGCGTTATACTCGTTCGTTTTTTTTATTCGATTTACTTTCGTTTCAACATGTCAATGATCTCTTCTTCGTGGAGAATAACGGATTCGAACCGTTGACCCCCTGCTTGCAAAGCAGGTGCTCTAGCCAGCTGAGCTAATCCCCCCTAACCTTCTGTCAGGTAGTCCCAGGCAGATTTGAACTGCCGACCTCTACATTATCAGTGTAGCGCTCTAACCTACTGAGCTATAGGACTGGCAAATCGCCTGCCGGAACGGTGGCTGTCTCTTATTTATTGTATCTCTTTCAATAGACCTTCGTAGTACGAGAACATAATCTCCTCTTTTAGCCCTTTTTTGCAGGTCGCTCCAGAAAGGAGGTGTTCCAGCCGCACCTTCCGGTACGGCTACCTTGTTACGACTTAGCCCCAGTCACCAGTATTACCCTAGGACGCTCCTTGCGGTTGCATACTTCAGGTACTCCCGGCTCCCATGGCTTGACGGGCGGTGTGTACAAGGCCCGGGAACGTATTCACCGCGCCATGGCTGATGCGCGATTACTAGCGAATCCAGCTTCACGGAGTCGAGTTGCAGACTCCGATCCGAACTGAGACAGGTTTTTGGGATTGGCTACGTATTGCTACGTCGCGACTCTTTGTACCTGCCATTGTAACACGTGTGTCGCCCCGGACGTAAGGGCCGTGCTGATTTGACGTCATCCCCACCTTCCTCACAGCTTGCGCTGGCAGTCCCGGTAGAGTCCTCAGCTTGACCTGTTAGTAACTACCGGTAAGGGTTGCGCTCGTTATGGCACTTAAGCCGACACCTCACGGCACGAGCTGACGACAACCATGCAGCACCTCGACAGCGACCATTGCTGGCTAATCCTTTTCGGGATTATTCCCCTGTCGTTTGAGCCCGGGTAAGGTTCCTCGCGTATCATCGAATTAAACCACATGTTCCTCCGCTTGTGCGGGCCCCCGTCAATTCCTTTGAGTTTCACCGTTGCCGGCGTACTCCCCAGGTGGAATACTTAACGCTTTCGCTGTACCGCTTACATTATATCGCAAACAGTTAGTATTCATCGTTTACGGCGTGGACTACCAGGGTATCTAATCCTGTTCGATACCCACGCTTTCGTGCTTCAGCGTCAGTTATAGCCCAGTATGCTGCCTTCGCAATCGGGGTTCTGCGTGATATCTATGCATTTCACCGCTACACCACGCATTCCGCATACCTCTTTTATACTCTAGAAAAACAGTTTCATCGGCAATTCTCCAGTTGAGCTGAAGCATTTCACCGCTGACTTATTCTTCCGCCTACGCACCCTTTAAACCCAATAAATCCGGATAACGCTCGCATCTTCCGTATTACCGCGGCTGCTGGCACGGAATTAGCCGATGCTTATTCTCCCGGTACATGCACAGCGCTACACGTAGCGCCCGTTATTCCCAGGTAAAAGGAGTTTACAACCCGTAGGGCCGTCTTCCTCCACGCGACTTGGCTGGTTCAGGCTTCCGCCCATTGACCAATATTCCTCACTGCTGCCTCCCGTAGGAGTCTGGTCCGTGTCTCAGTACCAGTGTGGGGGACCTTCCTCTCAGAACCCCTATCCATCGTTGCCTTGGTGGGCCGTGACCCCGCCAACTAGCTAATGGAACGCATGTTCATCTGTAACCGAGTCTCTTTAACATAAAATTCATGCGAATAATATGTGCTATGAGGTATTAGTCCGGATTTCTCCGGGTTATCCCTCTGTTACAGGTAGATTACATACGCGTTACTCACCCGTGCGCCGGTCGCCATCGGTATCAGCAAGCTGATACCATGTTGCCCCTCGACTTGCATGTGTTAGGCCTGTCGCTAGCGTTCATCCTGAGCCAGGATCAAACTCTTCGTTGTATGATTTCTTTTTACTTCTTTTTCACAACCTGCTGGCTCGTGACGGAGACTTTTACTCGTCTCGTACTACTTTTTTTGTCTATTGTAATTTCTTCAAGGATCGCTTGCTTTTCTCATTCAGAAACGGACTGCAAATCTAAGGGTTTCATTCTTATTCTCCAAAAAAAATCCCTCTTTTTTCTATTACTGCCCCTCTCTCCCGAAAAGCGTGTGCAAAAGTAAGAACTTTAACTCTTACCTCCAAATTTTTTTTGGCCTTTTTTATATACCTACAATAAATATTTCTATAACTGCCTGCAAATAACTCTATTATATACAAAAACTTTTTTTTGAATAAAAAACTACATAAAACTGAGATCATTTCATATTAAGCTTGTATTTTCCGAAAATACCTCTTTCATAAAAAAGAAAAATTGACAATAACAAATCTAAGGTCTCCGTTGTTCTATAAATACATTTCTTTTAAATAACTGCAAATAAAACATATTATGTACAGAAACTTATTTTTATTTCTTTGTTTTATTATGGTACTCACAGGACACGCTCAAAGTATTGAATCACCTAATCGCCAATTAAATCTGACATTTCACGTCGATAACGGCATTCCGTATTATTCCTTACTGTATAAAGGGAAAATAATTATTGAAAAAAGCAGACTTGGTTTTGAAATGAAAAATATTCCATCTATGGTAGATAATTTCAGTATATTAAAAAGTTCGACATCTGCTTTTGATGAAACATGGGAACCCGTATGGGGAGAGGTAAAAAAAATACGAAATCAATATAATGAACTGGAAATTACTTTGGAACAAGGTAGTCCGAAAAGAACTGTTATTATACGATTCAGATTATACGATGATGGACTTGGATTCAGGTATGAATTTCCAAATCAAAAAAATCTTTCTTATTTTACAATTGCCGAAGAAATTACTCAATTTAATTTAGGAAAAGATTATACTGCATTTTGGATAAGAGGAGACTACGATACAAACGAATATAATTATACGACATCATTATTATCAGAAGTCTCACACCAAATAGATGCCGCTACCGAAGAAATCTCGGCACAAACACCAACTAAAGAGATATCTGTACAAACTCCTCTGATGCTTAAAGGTAACGGGGTCTATATAAATATCCATGAAGCTGCTTTAAAAGATTATCCTGCTATGTTATTGGAACTGGATAGTACCGGAGTGATATTATCAACACATTTGACTCCAGACCCGTTAGGAGGAAAAGGCAGAATGCAAACAGCAACTCAAACTCCTTGGAGAACAATATTAATAAGCGATAATGCTGCAGATATTCTGGCGTCGAAGACCATTCTCAATTTAAATGAGCCCAACAAAATCGAAGATACCTCATGGATAAAGCCAATGAAATATATAGGTGTTTGGTGGGAAATGTTCATTCCAAATGGAGGTTCCTGGGCTTATGCAGACACGTCTAATATAAAGCTTGATGAAATCGACTATTCTCGGATAGAACCGAACGGACGCCACGCAGCGAACACTGAGAACGTGAAACGCTATATAGATTTTGCAGCTAAACACGGCTTTGACGGAGTATTGGTGGAAGGTTGGAATATCGGATGGGAAGATTGGTTTGGAACAATGAAAGAGAATGTTTTCGATTTTGTTACACCTTATCCGGATTTCGATTTAAATGAGCTCAAAAAATATGCGGCACAAAAAGGAGTGAAATTGATTATGCACCACGAGACATCAGCTTCGATTCCAAACTACGAACGCCGAATGAATGAAGCTTATCAATTTATGAAAGATAACGGCTATGATGCCGTAAAATCGGGATATGTGGGAACAATTATTCCTTTGGGAGAGCATCATTATGGACAAACTATGGTAAATCATTACTTGAGAGCTATCGAAAAAGGTGCTGACTATAAAATCATGATTAATGCTCACGAACCTGTACGCCCGACAGGTATGCATCGTACTTACCCAAATTATTTGGCTGCAGAATCGGCTCGAGGAACAGAATATGAGGCATTGGGAAATATCAAACCAGATCATCAGACCATATTACCATTTACCAGACTTATCGGAGGTCCGATGGATTATACCCCGGGAATTTTCCAAACAGACTTTAGCTATTATGATCCAAATGTTAAAAATAGGGTTAACACAACATTATCAAAACAATTGGCCTTATATGTAACGATGTACAGTCCTTTACAAATGGCAGCGGATTTACCGGAAAATTATGAAAGGTTTGCTGATGCTTTTCAATTTATCAAGGATGTTCCTGTTGACTGGGACGATACTCGAATATTGGAAGCCGAACCCGGAGATTATATCACTATCGCCAGAAAAAAGAAAGGGGAAGACGAATGGTTCATCGGTAGCATTACAGATGAAAATAAAAGAGTCTCAAATATCCGCTTAAATTTTCTTGATCCGGGCAAGAACTATATCGCAACTATATATGCTGATGGAGAAGATGCCGATTATGAAACCCGTCCACAATCCTATACCATCAAAAACTATCGAGTAAATTCTAAATCAGAATTAGCTATTCCTATTGCACGTAGCGGCGGATATGCCATTCATATAAAAGAAAACAGTTCTCAAACGAATTAACAAGAGTATAATTCCCATAACAAAAGGCTGTTTTGTTGAATTACAAAACAGCCTTTTGTTATAAATCTTATTTTTTAACCGACGCATCTGTTTTATTATCGGCCACCTTTCTTCTCAAAGGGAATTTATAGTAAATCGAATACGTTATCCCCAAAACAGAACCTTTATTCCCATAACCGGGGATAAACCACGGAGTAGAAAAGTCATTACTTTTTGCCTTTATCAGCCATTTATAACGGACAGTCCACCCCATCATCAAATCCTTATACAAACGAACACGAATACCGCCTAACGCCTCGATCCATTGTGCTTTAGATTTTTGTCCGGTAATACTCTCACTATAAGAAGTTCCCCAATAGGGAGATTCTAATGTTATATTCGTTATATCATACTTGAAAGCAGAAAAACCATACCGCAATCCTACGAAAAAAGTTCCAGGACCGTCATTATTATAATGAAAATTATAATTTATACCGATACGGTTATAAAGCGCAGGCTTACCGACATAAGTAAAATTCATTTCTTCAGGTCTGTTATCGGCACGCCCTATCCCAATCTCCCAAGTAGGTAAAAAGCGATTATACATATTCAACTCCAAACTCGCTTCATAATTTCCATACTTCTGCCCGAACAAATTCGCTACAGGATTATACAAATCAACGCCCAAAATAAGTCCGTTCAATAATGGGAATTTATATTTAGATTCCTTCTTTTCCTCTTTTTTCTGAGGAACTGAATTTGTCGACTGTCGTTGCTGAGCGAATGTTGCAGAAACGATCAACAAAAAAATGACCGATAGCAAGTTATTCCGCTTCTTCAACATGATAGAAAAGTTTTACATTCTCAATATTCAGGTTATCGATCTCCTTAGTCAATAATGTCGCTGAGACAAGTTGATGAGTCGTATATCTAAAATCATCGATCACATAATTAAACATTGCACCACATTCGGCCGATTCAAATTTCACATACGAATGATATACAAATGTCAACGTATCGAATTTGTATCTGGGATTCAGGTTTTCCTGGTCATAGCGCAAAACATATTTTGTCGTATCTACACCATCTCTCAATGGCGCCATGAATTGATTTACCGAGGCTGTATCCAAAAGCAAAGAATCATTTATCTGACCTATTCCCCATACCGTCAGCGAGTCTATCGCAACTCGTTGAGTCGTATCGGCATCGGAATAAAAAGCTATCAACGGGATACTGCTACGATTTTCCATACAGCCATCGTCTCCACATGATACAAATCCTATTCCCAGCAAAAAAACTACTAAAATAATATCTAATATTTTCCCCATTTTACAATTTCATTAAACGCTTTTCGTTTTTTCGGTGTAGAGGCGAATACATCGGGATTTTCGGGATAACCGATCGGTATTAAAACCAGAGGTTTGATATCCTCAGGAAGGTTCAAGATTTCAGCACATAACTTCGTATCGAAATTGCACACCCAGCATGTGCCTAACTCCTGTTCCGTTGCTGCTAAACAAAGATGCTCGACTGCAATCGCAACATCCACATCACAAAAATCTTTCATATCGCTTTTCCGCTTCCATGATTGTCGGTGATCTCCACATGCAACAATATAAACCGGAGCTTGAGTAAACCAGTCTCGGTCATAACACTGTTGTAATTTTTTCCGGTCTTTCTCATCCTGAATTACAATAAAAAGCCAAGGCTGAAAATTTACTGCCGAAGGAGCTAATCGAACGGCTTCTAATATATATTCAAGCTTTTCCGATTCTACAGCACGAGATGTATATGCCCGGACAGAACATCGCAGACGCGCTAAAGTCAGCAAATCGAAACCTTCATTATCACCATCGGTCTTTTTCATAATTTTATATCTTTAATCCGGAAATTATTTTATCTCTTTTTCAATATTATATCGATTACGTTCTACTGAGTTCCGAGAAATCAATTCTCCTAAAAAACCTGCTAAAAAAAGCAAAGTTCCCAAAATCATTGCCGTAAGCGAAAGATAAAAATACGGAGAATCTGTTACTAATCGATACGGCATATTATGATACATCGAATATAATTTATATACACCAACCGCTATTACCGAGAAAAATCCCAACACAAACATCAGACTTCCCAAAAATCCGAAAAAATGCATCGGCTTCACCGCAAACTTATTAAAAAACCAAAGGGTCAGCAAATCTAAATACCCATTTACAAAACGACTCAGACCAAATTTCGTCACACCATACTTGCGCGCCTGATGGTGAACTACTTTTTCCCCAATCTTCGAAAAGCCTGCACTTTTTGCCAAATAGGGTATATACCGATGCATATCACCATATACCTCGATACTTTTAACCACTTCGTTTCGATATGCTTTTAATCCACAATTAAAATCGTGCAAATATATTCCGGTAACTTTTCTTGCCGTTGCATTGAACAACTTCGTAGGAATAGTTTTCGATAAAGGATCATAACGTTTTTTCTTCCAGCCCGATACAAGATCATAGCCATCTTCCATAACCATACGATACAATTCCGGAATCTCATCAGGACTATCTTGCAAATCGGCATCCATAGTAATTACGACATCTCCTTCAGCTCTACCAAAACCGACATGTAAAGCCGGAGATTTTCCATAATTACGACGGAATTTAACGCCCTTGATGTGCTCGTCTTTTGCACTCAACTCCTCAATCACCTTCCACGAATTATCGGTACTTCCATCATTTATGAATAATATCTCGTACGAAAATTTATTCGCATTCATCACCCGGGTAATCCATTCCGTCAGTTCAGGAAGAGATTCAGCTTCATTATATAATGGTATAACTAATGAAATATCCATACTCTAATTTATAAGGTTTTTATTTTCTTTTTTCGGGAAACTATCAAAGCTATAATTATAGATAACAGAGACCCGAAAAACACATTCGCCCAAATCGTCTGAAATACCATCTCAATCGGAGAAGGAGCTCCGCCTTTTGCTAAGCCGTCCCTCATCACTTGTAACATTTCCGAATCCTGAGCTTGTGTCATCTTCTCAATCAGGTCGAGTACTGCAGCCATTTGCATCTCTATGTAAGTCGGATTTATATATCTATAATAAACATATTCGGCAACTCCGCTCAACAACGATGCAAAGAAAAACAAAAATATTCCGAACATCCACAATTGTGAGAAACGCACATTTCCTCCGTCTTGTTTTTTATAATGCCGCATAATATAATAAAGTATAAACGGAATCGCTATCAATAAAACTTCCGATACAAAATTCGCGACAAAGTTATTCAAACTAAATGTAGTCAATGCAAATTTCACAATCAAATATATTCCGAAATAAACTCCATATTCCATTGCGTAACGCGCGATCGACTTTTTAGGTGCTTCTCGTAACATTCGTAACCTTATTTTGCTATAAAACTTATTTTATCAACAACGGCAAAGTTATTATTTTTTATGTCATGAACTTCGATATGAGACAATAAAATGTGCAAATTAGGATTAATCAGAGAAAGATAAACAAAAAAAATATACTGAACTAACTATTTAGTTTTTAAACGAATGAATTCTTTCTATATATTTTTTTCAGACACAGCTATTGCGGAACAGAAAAAAATATCTACTTTTGCAGCCGGGTAAGTCCTACACGGTCAGCTCCCGGTCAATCCCCCAGGGCTTGACCGCAGCAAGGGTAGCCGGTCGTAGCGACGCGATGTAGGTCGCTTACCCACTTGCCGATATAGCTCAGTTGGCCAGAGCACGTGATTTGTAATCTCGGGGTCGTGGGTTCGAATCCCTCTATCGGCTCAAAAGACAGCTTTAAAGTTGTCTTTTTTTATTTTACCCCCCTAATGAGCTTATCTAATTTTTTCGATAAAGAAATTTTAAAACCTGACCGGGACAAAATTCAAACGGCTTCTTGAACCACAAGCTCTTCGATCTTGCTCCATGTCTATTCAAAGGTATGTATCTATTAACTAACGTACAAATGTGCGACAAGCTCTATAACCTCTCTATAATTTCCCTTACAAATCAATCAATAAAAACCTTTCTAAAACAGGACAAAAGAAAGATTTCCTTTCCTATTCCAATTTATCCACATAAAGCATCAAAAATTCCTATTCCAAAGCATTCGATACAAATACATTTGCATATCGATCATTAACTAAAATTTATATATATGAAAAAGACATTTACTACTTTTCTTGTATTCGCAGCTCTTTCATTAGGAATTAAAGCGCAAACTACGACATGGTCTTTTGAAAATCTCTCTGATGGAACAATTACGGAAAATACACCCATAAACGGATTAGAGATTAATGCCAGTAAAGTGTGGACAGTAGAACCCAATACCAAAACTTTCGGTACTGACCAATATACTAAAAGATTAAAATCTGGTGGAGGAGATCGCTCCCTCACCTTTCCTGTAACCGGACCGGGGACAATCGAAATAGCAGCTCTATCGAGCAGTACCAGTGAACCGGAAAGATCATTCACCATAGAAGGATATACTCTGTTCACAAAAGCTGAAGGAGATGAAAGTACAGATTACATAACTATGAATTATACCGGTCCTGCAACGACTCTTACTCTCACAACCAATGCCGGAATAAACTTTTATGCTATTAGATATACTCCTAACGGAGAAAAACCTGTAATAAGCAATAAATTATGGGATTTATCAACATTTTACAGTGCGACAGGAGAGTTTACAGAAACATGTATAAAAGACGGACTGGTTATATATGTAGGTCCTACACCAGAAGGGTCTTCAAAAACATTAACCATGACTTGGGCCTCCAGTAATAAAAGTTTCAATATCGATGGAACAAAAACCAAATTAGCAGGACAATTAAAAGCCGGAGGCGATTCAAAAATCGATCCTGATACAAATATCCCGGCAAACCGCGTCATAAAATTTAAACCCACTTCGGATGGATCGATCTCCGTAGGTGCAATTACCGGAAGTACAGGACAAGACAGAAATGTTATTATCAGCAAATATAATGCAGGCACAATATCTGTATTAACTACCGGAAACACGAATATTGTAGAAGGAGCTAACGGATTTGAGCCATTCTCAACAGATTACACATATAATGCCGGTGATGAAATTTGGATATATGCAGATAATAATATCCAATATTGGTTTGTACGATTTACCGGAAGTGTAGATCCCGACTTTAATGGTGAATTATCAGGAATTTCGACCAATACGATAGAATTTTATCCTGAAATTGTTATCAGCAACAGAGAAATCCGAGTTACAGAACCAGTCGATATGGAAATATACGCTATATCCGGATATAAAGTTGCCGAGCAAAAAAACACGACTGTTATAACTACTCAAAATATGGAACATGGTGCATATATCGTAAAATGTACATCGTCAAAAGGGAAAGTCGTTACAAAGAAATTTATAAAATAACGTTACAATTTGCTCAATTGCACTCGGGGGTATCCAAAAAAAAACGGATAGCCCCTTTCTCTTATAGTATCAGAATCTTTTTAATGCAAAATCCAGACCAATAAAAAATAACATTCCTATAAATAAGTGAAAGCAGCACTACTTTTATGACTACTATTTTAATACGTCTAATTCATAACATAAAAGGTCATTTCACGTCTTTTTTATGCATGTTTCACTTTATCCTGATGTTCTGCAAATTCCAAAATTTGAGCTAAACTATATTTATATTTTTCACCCAATAAAGAGAAATATTCTTTACAGAAATTATCATACGTATTTTTTGCCAGACCTTTTTTCCCAGAATTATACAGAATATAACATTTCAT contains:
- a CDS encoding glycoside hydrolase family 97 protein; amino-acid sequence: MYRNLFLFLCFIMVLTGHAQSIESPNRQLNLTFHVDNGIPYYSLLYKGKIIIEKSRLGFEMKNIPSMVDNFSILKSSTSAFDETWEPVWGEVKKIRNQYNELEITLEQGSPKRTVIIRFRLYDDGLGFRYEFPNQKNLSYFTIAEEITQFNLGKDYTAFWIRGDYDTNEYNYTTSLLSEVSHQIDAATEEISAQTPTKEISVQTPLMLKGNGVYINIHEAALKDYPAMLLELDSTGVILSTHLTPDPLGGKGRMQTATQTPWRTILISDNAADILASKTILNLNEPNKIEDTSWIKPMKYIGVWWEMFIPNGGSWAYADTSNIKLDEIDYSRIEPNGRHAANTENVKRYIDFAAKHGFDGVLVEGWNIGWEDWFGTMKENVFDFVTPYPDFDLNELKKYAAQKGVKLIMHHETSASIPNYERRMNEAYQFMKDNGYDAVKSGYVGTIIPLGEHHYGQTMVNHYLRAIEKGADYKIMINAHEPVRPTGMHRTYPNYLAAESARGTEYEALGNIKPDHQTILPFTRLIGGPMDYTPGIFQTDFSYYDPNVKNRVNTTLSKQLALYVTMYSPLQMAADLPENYERFADAFQFIKDVPVDWDDTRILEAEPGDYITIARKKKGEDEWFIGSITDENKRVSNIRLNFLDPGKNYIATIYADGEDADYETRPQSYTIKNYRVNSKSELAIPIARSGGYAIHIKENSSQTN
- a CDS encoding DUF6048 family protein, with amino-acid sequence MLKKRNNLLSVIFLLIVSATFAQQRQSTNSVPQKKEEKKESKYKFPLLNGLILGVDLYNPVANLFGQKYGNYEASLELNMYNRFLPTWEIGIGRADNRPEEMNFTYVGKPALYNRIGINYNFHYNNDGPGTFFVGLRYGFSAFKYDITNITLESPYWGTSYSESITGQKSKAQWIEALGGIRVRLYKDLMMGWTVRYKWLIKAKSNDFSTPWFIPGYGNKGSVLGITYSIYYKFPLRRKVADNKTDASVKK
- a CDS encoding DUF6452 family protein, producing the protein MGKILDIILVVFLLGIGFVSCGDDGCMENRSSIPLIAFYSDADTTQRVAIDSLTVWGIGQINDSLLLDTASVNQFMAPLRDGVDTTKYVLRYDQENLNPRYKFDTLTFVYHSYVKFESAECGAMFNYVIDDFRYTTHQLVSATLLTKEIDNLNIENVKLFYHVEEAE
- a CDS encoding nitroreductase family protein — encoded protein: MKKTDGDNEGFDLLTLARLRCSVRAYTSRAVESEKLEYILEAVRLAPSAVNFQPWLFIVIQDEKDRKKLQQCYDRDWFTQAPVYIVACGDHRQSWKRKSDMKDFCDVDVAIAVEHLCLAATEQELGTCWVCNFDTKLCAEILNLPEDIKPLVLIPIGYPENPDVFASTPKKRKAFNEIVKWGKY
- a CDS encoding glycosyltransferase: MDISLVIPLYNEAESLPELTEWITRVMNANKFSYEILFINDGSTDNSWKVIEELSAKDEHIKGVKFRRNYGKSPALHVGFGRAEGDVVITMDADLQDSPDEIPELYRMVMEDGYDLVSGWKKKRYDPLSKTIPTKLFNATARKVTGIYLHDFNCGLKAYRNEVVKSIEVYGDMHRYIPYLAKSAGFSKIGEKVVHHQARKYGVTKFGLSRFVNGYLDLLTLWFFNKFAVKPMHFFGFLGSLMFVLGFFSVIAVGVYKLYSMYHNMPYRLVTDSPYFYLSLTAMILGTLLFLAGFLGELISRNSVERNRYNIEKEIK
- a CDS encoding DUF4199 domain-containing protein, with the protein product MLREAPKKSIARYAMEYGVYFGIYLIVKFALTTFSLNNFVANFVSEVLLIAIPFILYYIMRHYKKQDGGNVRFSQLWMFGIFLFFFASLLSGVAEYVYYRYINPTYIEMQMAAVLDLIEKMTQAQDSEMLQVMRDGLAKGGAPSPIEMVFQTIWANVFFGSLLSIIIALIVSRKKKIKTL
- a CDS encoding T9SS type A sorting domain-containing protein, with the translated sequence MKKTFTTFLVFAALSLGIKAQTTTWSFENLSDGTITENTPINGLEINASKVWTVEPNTKTFGTDQYTKRLKSGGGDRSLTFPVTGPGTIEIAALSSSTSEPERSFTIEGYTLFTKAEGDESTDYITMNYTGPATTLTLTTNAGINFYAIRYTPNGEKPVISNKLWDLSTFYSATGEFTETCIKDGLVIYVGPTPEGSSKTLTMTWASSNKSFNIDGTKTKLAGQLKAGGDSKIDPDTNIPANRVIKFKPTSDGSISVGAITGSTGQDRNVIISKYNAGTISVLTTGNTNIVEGANGFEPFSTDYTYNAGDEIWIYADNNIQYWFVRFTGSVDPDFNGELSGISTNTIEFYPEIVISNREIRVTEPVDMEIYAISGYKVAEQKNTTVITTQNMEHGAYIVKCTSSKGKVVTKKFIK